From a region of the Gordonia sp. PP30 genome:
- a CDS encoding Arc family DNA-binding protein: protein MATLTIRGFDDDLHAKLRVRAAQHGRSMEAEVRAILEDDLTRSPKRSGLGSRIHARFAELGDFETSRATDAPRAADLE from the coding sequence ATGGCCACACTCACCATCCGGGGTTTCGATGACGACCTGCATGCCAAGCTGCGTGTACGAGCCGCACAGCACGGCCGCTCCATGGAAGCGGAAGTGCGCGCCATCCTCGAGGACGACCTGACTCGCTCACCGAAGCGCTCCGGCCTGGGCAGCCGGATCCATGCACGATTCGCCGAACTCGGCGACTTCGAGACCTCCCGAGCCACCGACGCGCCGCGGGCGGCAGACCTCGAATGA
- a CDS encoding PepSY-associated TM helix domain-containing protein: MTLDSDVAEAGEQPAGDDAPAARTRPASAPKRRTRKSPARKPVRRALILAHRWLSLVLGLVLVVICTSGALLVYEPEIDRATYAEQFHATDSPNPVTFQQAIDAVHRADPGFAPAYVSEKGGVYILNSSDSSGGAYFVDAGTGRVNGRANLQHGPMGFLTNLHDCGLTCEGYTGYAAWLNRPSPVAGTTAFAGMTWGAVILALTGALLVFLAVSGVVVWFPGLTKWRHGFRVRLGKGRFARDYDLHNVIGIVAAVPLLIWGLTGMNFEIPTLSHLWYSATGGVDPGDDQYSMDGDGSGPAITLDDAIGVAQARYPGARITWISLPSEGSEYYSVDVLDGDTDLWRGSATYHGNRSIGVDAHDPTIVKVFSGPPKTVSNTIIDQWAQPTLHYGQSVNGWWRALWFLFGLTPLALMITGLSTWQFRTATKRRRKRAAAQRHAQ; the protein is encoded by the coding sequence ATGACTCTCGATTCGGACGTCGCCGAGGCCGGTGAACAGCCCGCCGGGGACGACGCCCCGGCCGCACGTACACGGCCGGCGTCCGCACCGAAGAGACGAACGCGCAAATCCCCGGCACGTAAGCCGGTGCGGCGGGCGCTCATCCTCGCGCACCGCTGGCTGTCGCTCGTCCTGGGGCTGGTGCTCGTCGTGATCTGCACCTCGGGTGCCCTGCTCGTGTACGAGCCGGAGATCGACCGCGCCACGTATGCCGAGCAGTTCCACGCCACCGACTCGCCGAACCCGGTCACCTTCCAGCAGGCCATCGACGCCGTCCACCGCGCCGACCCCGGCTTCGCCCCCGCGTATGTCAGCGAGAAGGGCGGCGTCTACATCCTGAACTCGTCGGACTCCTCCGGCGGCGCCTACTTCGTCGACGCCGGCACCGGGCGGGTCAACGGCCGGGCGAACCTCCAGCACGGGCCGATGGGCTTCCTCACCAATCTGCACGACTGCGGGCTCACCTGCGAGGGCTACACGGGCTACGCGGCCTGGCTCAACAGGCCGTCACCGGTCGCCGGCACCACCGCGTTCGCGGGAATGACCTGGGGCGCGGTGATCCTGGCGCTGACCGGCGCGCTGCTGGTCTTCCTGGCCGTCTCCGGCGTCGTCGTCTGGTTCCCGGGGCTGACGAAGTGGCGCCACGGCTTTCGCGTCCGCCTCGGCAAGGGCCGGTTCGCCCGCGACTACGACCTGCACAACGTCATCGGCATCGTCGCCGCCGTCCCGCTGTTGATCTGGGGCCTGACCGGGATGAACTTCGAGATCCCGACGCTGTCGCACCTGTGGTACTCGGCGACCGGCGGCGTCGATCCGGGTGACGACCAGTACTCGATGGACGGAGACGGCTCCGGGCCCGCGATCACCCTCGACGACGCGATCGGCGTGGCACAGGCGCGGTACCCGGGGGCCCGGATCACCTGGATCAGCCTGCCGTCCGAGGGATCGGAATACTATTCGGTCGACGTCCTGGACGGCGACACCGACCTCTGGCGCGGCAGCGCGACCTACCACGGAAACCGGAGCATCGGCGTCGACGCGCACGATCCGACGATCGTCAAAGTGTTCTCCGGGCCGCCGAAGACCGTGTCCAACACGATCATCGACCAGTGGGCGCAGCCGACCCTGCACTACGGGCAGTCCGTCAACGGCTGGTGGCGGGCCCTCTGGTTCCTCTTCGGTCTGACCCCGCTCGCGCTGATGATCACCGGGCTCAGCACCTGGCAGTTCCGCACCGCGACCAAACGCCGCCGCAAGCGCGCGGCCGCCCAGCGCCACGCGCAGTGA